A genomic stretch from Lathyrus oleraceus cultivar Zhongwan6 chromosome 2, CAAS_Psat_ZW6_1.0, whole genome shotgun sequence includes:
- the LOC127122341 gene encoding uncharacterized protein LOC127122341, with amino-acid sequence MDPNHFHYQQAFFNYMQNYQNPNPQNSQIPPVPTNPAIFLPSPNNPNMYPIPQMNSNSMEFSTQVPPFSTQVPPFSTQVSTEKEERVVVKKRSREQFTREEDILLIQSWLNVSKDPIVGVNQKAESFWLRIAASYNQYRKKSGTSETDVMADAHAIFAQDQGTTFNLEYAWRLLKDEAKWRIVEESIGSSAKITKTYASGASSENPDTTSSYEFNSSSPMERPMGQKAAKKKGKASEIPNATQDAKNKRAITMDRLAQAKEDELELRVVQMMMKETSTMNDSQRDIHEKYCNKMKKNEM; translated from the exons ATGGATCCTAATCATTTTCATTATCAACAAGCTTTTTTCAATTACATGCAAAATTATCAAAATCCTAATCCTCAAAATTCTCAAATTCCACCGGTGCCAACAAACCCCGCCATATTTCTTCCGTCACCAAACAATCCAAATATGTATCCTATACCTCAAATGAATTCTAATAGTATGGAATTCTCTACTCAAGTTCCACCATTTTCTACTCAAGTCCCACCATTTTCTACTCAAGTTAGTACTGAAAAAGAAGAAAGGGTTGTCGTTAAAAAAAGATCTCGAGAGCAATTTACAAGGGAAGAGGATATACTACTTATCCAATCATGGCTCAATGTTTCAAAGGATCCAATTGTGGGAGTTAATCAAAAGGCTGAGAGTTTTTGGTTAAGAATTGCTGCTAGTTATAACCAATATC GAAAGAAAAGTGGGACATCCGAGACCGATGTCATGGCAGATGCACATGCTATTTTTGCTCAGGATCAAGGTACAACATTCAATCTTGAGTATGCATGGCGATTGTTAAAAGATGAAGCTAAATGGCGCATCGTCGAAGAATCGATTGGAAGTTCTGCAAAAATAACAAAGACTTATGCTAGTGGGGCATCATCGGAGAACCCAGATACAACTTCAAGTTATGAGTTTAACTCATCATCACCAATGGAGCGTCCAATGGGACAAAAAGCAGCAAAAAAGAAGGGTAAGGCATCCGAAATTCCAAATGCAACGCAAGATGCAAAGAATAAAAGAGCAATAACAATGGACAGACTTGCGCAAGCTAAGGAGGACGAGCTAGAATTAAGGGTAGTGCAAATGATGATGAAAGAAACTTCTACTATGAACGATAGTCAACGAGATATTCATGAAAAATATTGTAATAAgatgaaaaaaaatgaaatgtaG